From the Triticum urartu cultivar G1812 chromosome 4, Tu2.1, whole genome shotgun sequence genome, the window TCCTAGAATCACTTTGTTTATGACATTTCTAACCTAGATGCTATACAATCCCATGTTGGCAGCATCGTATTGTTTGGTTTATAGTATGTTTTGCAGACCTTGTCACAAAGTTAGCCATTTACGATCTAATGTTATGTTGTGAAAAGCACGTTCATGTAAAAGCTAATTTATGTTGACAGATGACTGGTTCAAGGATTAAGGTAGCTGGTAGGTTCAAACCCTGTGTCCACATGGGTTGTTTTGATTTAGAAGCTTTTGTGGAACTGAATCAACGTTCACGGAAGGTTTGATTACTTGCCTCGCATCATTGTTGCTTTTACCTTTTCTTTTTCTAATCAAACTAGTATTCCTTGTCTGCAGTGGCAATGCCCAATTTGCCTGAAGAACTATTCTCTGGAGAATCTAATTATTGATCCTTATTTCAATCGCATCACTTCGCTAGTGAGTCCATATTGTTAATGAAGTACATGTTTTCTCATCTCTGTTACTCCATTATGCATCTTATGCTGATTTTGTTGCGTTTTGGTGATTTAGATCAAAAGCTGTGGAGATGATATATCAGAAATCGATGTCAAGCCAGATGGTTCCTGGAGAGCTAAGGGTGGAGCTGAACTGAAGGATCTTATGCAGTGGCATTTACCAGATGGCACTCTCTGTATGTCCACAGGTACAGGACCGAAACCCAACATGGGTGTTGTAAAGCAAGAGATTAAAGAAGAACCGTTGCCTGAAAATAAGGGTTCTCGTCTAAAACTGGGAATTAGGAGAAACAACAATGGCAAATGGGAAATTAGCAAGAAAGGGGATGTTAATTTGAAACCAACTTCTTATAATGATCAGAGTAGAGACTTTGAAAATGGGAAATGTGTCACCCATACAAGCAACACTAATCATGAGGATGCTAAAGGTGGAAGTTATAATTCAGAACCGGGACAATCTGATCACCCTACGAGCAGTGTATATGATCTGAATTCTTCTCCTGGGGATGAACATGTTCCAATAGTTCTGAGCGACTCAGATGATGAAAATGCTACGGTGTTGTCTCCTAGTACAGTGAATTGCGGCGCAGCAAATGACACCGGATATGAGTTTCCACCGCCCAATCCACTTGACACTTCAGGAGGCCCAGATGAAACTTCATTTTTCCTTAATGAAAACTTTGATGATCTGGGGTTGTCATTTTGGGAGTATCCTTCGACTACCCAAGATGATCCAGGAATACAAGGAACAGATAATCTGGGTGAAGTGCAAAACTACCCTGCTACCAATCTATCTCTGCACGAGCCAGTTTCTACGGTTAATTTGGGGGTGTTAGCACCAGCAGCAAACCAACCAGAATATGGGAATGATGGGAGTTTAAATAATGCCAAAAATACTTCTCAGAAAAGGAAGAACCCTGCGAATGAAATAACATCTTTAGATGGTATGATAGAAGTCACCCTCTGCTACTTAATTCTGCAGTTTATTGTGATTTTGTTCCATCCATTTGAAGTCTTTTACAAATGAATGTGGAAGCATTTTGCTTCTTTATACTTTGTGAAGACAGTGAGCAGTGGCCCATATAATCGTGCCTCTGCATTTTCACCGAAAGGTCTAACATTTGATTCCTCGTGTGCAGCTTCAGTTCTCATGAGTGGCAATGACGACGACGACTTTGCTGGGGATAGATCTGGTGGCACTTCCTCACTGTCTGGGCAGCCACGGTCAGTTCGACCAAAATCCGTACTAGCCATTGAGTCAGATTCTGATTAGCGTCCATAGTTTGGTGCCCCCGTACTATTGGTTGGTCGGCGCGGAGTGTGAGATGTATGCTGTCCGCTTGGTGGAATGGTTCCTCTGGTTTTGTTTGTGATCCAGGACTGACTGTCCCTCCATGTCTGTCTTTCCAAGAAGGATGAAAATGAACGCAGTGGTATCTATCTATATAGGAAgcagtttttttttctttttctatcATTCTCCTTTAATGATTCATGGTGACCACTTTGGAGGCAGTAGAATTTAGGGAAGGGTGCAAAGCTCCTCCATTGTGCCTGCCTGTAGGCAAAAGTATGTAGcatagctagctagctagcaggAACTGAGTGTCAGTTGCTGTACATGTAGTCTCCTGTCTTTAAAGAGTTTCCTTTTGTTCAGCCTGTGGTAAGAACTAATATGCCATGCTTCGATATTTTATTTTCTGTATAtgtatgtactccctccgtttctaaatataagcccttttagagatttcaatacaGACTACACATATTTAGAgcgtagattcactcattttgctccgtatgtagtctatattggaatctctaaatgatcttatatttcggaccggagggagtatgtaGGAGTTTCATGGTATTTTGCAAGGTTTGCGACTTGAAATCTGAGCCGAAATCCCCTGTTTTATTATTTCA encodes:
- the LOC125551181 gene encoding E3 SUMO-protein ligase SIZ2-like isoform X2, whose product is MIQCDHPRCSVWQHIDCVIIPEKTADTAPQELPSSFYCEMCRVSRADPFWVTINHPLFPVSIAPSNIMADGSYTVQYIEKTFPLSRANREMLQKAEYDIQVWCILLDDKVPFRMHWPLHSDMQINGIPVRVVSRQATQPLGANGRDDGLMLTQFLKEGPNKIVLSRSDSRAFCLGVRIAKRRSLEEVLNLVPKEQDGEKFDDALSRVRRCVGGGTEADNADSDSDIEVVADSVSVNLRCPMTGSRIKVAGRFKPCVHMGCFDLEAFVELNQRSRKWQCPICLKNYSLENLIIDPYFNRITSLIKSCGDDISEIDVKPDGSWRAKGGAELKDLMQWHLPDGTLCMSTGTGPKPNMGVVKQEIKEEPLPENKGSRLKLGIRRNNNGKWEISKKGDVNLKPTSYNDQSRDFENGKCVTHTSNTNHEDAKGGSYNSEPGQSDHPTSSVYDLNSSPGDEHVPIVLSDSDDENATVLSPSTVNCGAANDTGYEFPPPNPLDTSGGPDETSFFLNENFDDLGLSFWEYPSTTQDDPGIQGTDNLGEVQNYPATNLSLHEPVSTVNLGVLAPAANQPEYGNDGSLNNAKNTSQKRKNPANEITSLDASVLMSGNDDDDFAGDRSGGTSSLSGQPRSVRPKSVLAIESDSD
- the LOC125551181 gene encoding E3 SUMO-protein ligase SIZ2-like isoform X1; this translates as MASAPGGDPVLAACKDKLKHFRLKELKDVLCKIGLSKHGKKQELVDKIVAILSDQQDQASKIDGLPNRLMVGKETVVKIVEDTFRKMREPANAVSASGNQNELGYSVMPMKNPDDSAQLDIKVRCPCGSSMATGSMIQCDHPRCSVWQHIDCVIIPEKTADTAPQELPSSFYCEMCRVSRADPFWVTINHPLFPVSIAPSNIMADGSYTVQYIEKTFPLSRANREMLQKAEYDIQVWCILLDDKVPFRMHWPLHSDMQINGIPVRVVSRQATQPLGANGRDDGLMLTQFLKEGPNKIVLSRSDSRAFCLGVRIAKRRSLEEVLNLVPKEQDGEKFDDALSRVRRCVGGGTEADNADSDSDIEVVADSVSVNLRCPMTGSRIKVAGRFKPCVHMGCFDLEAFVELNQRSRKWQCPICLKNYSLENLIIDPYFNRITSLIKSCGDDISEIDVKPDGSWRAKGGAELKDLMQWHLPDGTLCMSTGTGPKPNMGVVKQEIKEEPLPENKGSRLKLGIRRNNNGKWEISKKGDVNLKPTSYNDQSRDFENGKCVTHTSNTNHEDAKGGSYNSEPGQSDHPTSSVYDLNSSPGDEHVPIVLSDSDDENATVLSPSTVNCGAANDTGYEFPPPNPLDTSGGPDETSFFLNENFDDLGLSFWEYPSTTQDDPGIQGTDNLGEVQNYPATNLSLHEPVSTVNLGVLAPAANQPEYGNDGSLNNAKNTSQKRKNPANEITSLDASVLMSGNDDDDFAGDRSGGTSSLSGQPRSVRPKSVLAIESDSD